The DNA sequence CCTCATTGCATCGGGGTTATTCGGGTTGAATGTCGAGTCGCTCGATCTCGATAAGCTCGACGATCTGACGATTTCGGAGCGGCCGGACGGGCGGGGGACCATCATCTTTGGCGCACTACCGCTGATGGCGGGCTCGTCCTCCAATCGGGATTCTTCCGTGCCCGCGGATGTGGTGCAGGCCGCCGGCGGAACCGTTTCGTCCCAGCTTCCCGGGCAGCCCATTCGGTTCAGCATCAAGGTGCGAGTTCGTATGCCGAGATTCGAGAGGATCGAGAACGTCCGCCTCGTCTACGACACCATCCAACGGGCGAAGCGGCCGGCGTAAGCGCGAGGAGGCCGGATTGAGCGTCCAGATCCTAGCGGCGCTTGCGCGAGGTGAAGGGCTCGCCTGATCCACCAATCGTGACTTCGACCAAGCGCTGCAAGGCGGCGAGTCCAAAGAACCTTTGACCGGGATTAAAGAAGCACGTTCAGTAAAAGCTAGGTTCGATGAAGGCCAAGACGGGCTCCCGGCACGATCCTCAAGCAATAACGCTGTCGGCCCCCACGAACATCGCCACGTGCTTGACGTGGCCCCGCCTGGTCGGCGCCTCGCCGTCGAAGTACCAGTCCACCCGCGCCGTGAGCTCGTCCCACGAGACCGCGCCGTTGAACGCCGAGGCCGATTGATGGACGGGGTGCGGGCTGTACCGCCGGTAGCTGTCCCAGTCGTCGAAGTCGAGGTGGAGGCCGACGTCGTAGTTGGCCGGAGGGCCGTCCGCTCCGCGCCGCCAGACCGGCGTCGCCTCGAACGGCGGCGGGTCGTCGAATCGCCGCGAGCCGCCGAAGAGGTCCTCGCCGTAATCGCCCGACTTCACCATCGGGCACTCCGTACGCAGGTAGGCCAGGCCCTGCAGCATTTCCGCCTGCAGCGCCGGCGTGGTCGTGTCGCGCAGCCGCCGGATCACGGAGTGGCGAAGCATCCCGGCGGTATTTTTCGGCGACGGGCGGCGCCGCCTGCGTGCGGCGCCGAGATGCCGGAAATGACGATATGGGGGCCCACCGGCGGGCGGGGAAAGCGGCCCGTAGCCATCGAAGGGAAGATCGCCACAGGATACGATCTTCCTCATAGTGTTTCGAAGGTCGTCTCACACTATCGCGTGACCGAAACGGAGGCTACATATGCGATTGTACATAATGCAGGTTGGGATGAACCCGACCAACGGAAGTCCATATCCGAGCTACCTGATCCAGATGGATGACGATTTGAATATCCTCGTGGACACTGGCTTCGGTCCGCAGATGGTCGAAATAAGCCAGCGCCCCGATCACCAAGGCGCCCGGGTTACGGAGGACGACCTTGTTGTGAATCAGCTTGCTCATCTCGGCGTCCGCCCGGAGAATATTCGCTACCTTATTGCCACGCACTTTGACCGAGATCACGCGGGCTGTCTTGCGACTTTCACCGGCGCGGAGATTGTCGTCCAACGGCGGCACTACGAGGCTGCAAAAGCGGGACACCCACGCTTCACCGCCACGCGGGACGAGTGGGGCCATCCCCGCCTACGCTACCGATTTGTCGATGGGGACACGGAGTTACTGCGTGGGGTCGAGCTGATTGAGACGAGCGGCCACGTCCCGGGACACATGTCGGTTCTCGTACGGCTGCCCAAGACTGGCCCAGTGCTCCTTGCCATCGA is a window from the bacterium genome containing:
- a CDS encoding N-acyl homoserine lactonase family protein, whose protein sequence is MRLYIMQVGMNPTNGSPYPSYLIQMDDDLNILVDTGFGPQMVEISQRPDHQGARVTEDDLVVNQLAHLGVRPENIRYLIATHFDRDHAGCLATFTGAEIVVQRRHYEAAKAGHPRFTATRDEWGHPRLRYRFVDGDTELLRGVELIETSGHVPGHMSVLVRLPKTGPVLLAIDAMAQALGNHTPENRPMGPFDLDESGTRASTRKLVDLAALEKVALIVYGHDPDEWKKLKKAPKFYE